One genomic region from Rothia dentocariosa ATCC 17931 encodes:
- a CDS encoding ABC transporter ATP-binding protein, whose product MTTTEASTETPAVSTKNLFKTYGRGEATVHALNNVTIDFERGKFTAIMGPSGSGKSTLMQTLATLDTPDHIPETSIRIGTTELYGQRDNQLTEFRREHVGFIFQAFNLVPTLTAGQNIDLPLGLAGKKPDPAWREYLVKTLGLSDRLGHRPEQLSGGQQQRVAIVRALLSRPEVVFADEPTGNLDSNSGAEVLRLLRDAATEQKQTILMVTHDAHAASYADRVVFLKDGAIAGEMLNPTHDAVLQAMGQLEG is encoded by the coding sequence ATGACTACTACAGAAGCCAGCACTGAAACTCCAGCGGTGTCCACCAAAAACCTGTTCAAAACCTACGGTCGGGGTGAGGCAACTGTACACGCCCTGAATAATGTCACTATTGATTTTGAGCGGGGTAAGTTCACCGCGATTATGGGTCCTTCGGGCTCGGGTAAATCAACGCTGATGCAAACCCTCGCCACGCTGGATACTCCCGATCATATTCCAGAGACCAGCATCCGTATTGGTACCACCGAACTGTATGGGCAGAGGGATAACCAGCTGACCGAGTTCCGGCGTGAGCACGTGGGTTTTATCTTCCAGGCGTTTAACCTGGTGCCTACCCTGACCGCTGGGCAGAATATTGATTTGCCGCTGGGGTTGGCGGGTAAGAAGCCGGACCCGGCCTGGCGTGAATATCTGGTCAAGACTCTCGGTCTGTCGGATCGGTTGGGTCATCGTCCCGAGCAGCTTTCAGGTGGTCAGCAGCAGCGTGTTGCTATTGTACGTGCGCTGCTGTCGCGTCCGGAGGTGGTGTTTGCTGATGAGCCCACCGGTAACCTCGACTCAAATTCGGGTGCCGAGGTGCTCAGGCTATTGCGGGATGCCGCCACTGAGCAGAAGCAGACGATTCTGATGGTCACCCATGATGCGCATGCTGCTTCGTATGCTGATCGTGTGGTGTTTTTAAAGGACGGTGCGATTGCTGGGGAGATGCTGAATCCTACGCATGATGCTGTGCTGCAGGCGATGGGGCAGCTGGAAGGGTAA
- a CDS encoding lytic transglycosylase domain-containing protein — MAKKSSLKTASGKNIFTKVTAGALAHWQIIASALLLGTGVVGLAATYDDYCGMTDLTYAPEEVHEDLRKAGQTANIRPGVIAAQLETESHWRINAASSAGARGVAQFTDEAWKDWGNGGDILDPHNSIDAQGRYLESLKKRLGKYAHNDDEALDLALAGYNAGPGAVEKYKGIPPFPETQNYVQKIRDLSETKYKLTCTPDHRFKQSQIVRIEAQASTQDSTAPDAVAADSMHAVVPSSRTGSKES; from the coding sequence ATGGCGAAGAAGAGCTCACTCAAGACCGCATCCGGCAAGAATATCTTCACGAAAGTGACCGCCGGGGCGCTGGCGCATTGGCAGATTATTGCCTCTGCGCTGCTCCTGGGTACGGGTGTGGTGGGGCTCGCCGCCACCTACGACGACTACTGCGGTATGACCGACTTGACCTACGCACCGGAAGAGGTGCACGAGGATCTCCGCAAGGCCGGTCAGACGGCGAATATCCGCCCGGGTGTGATCGCGGCGCAGCTTGAAACTGAGAGCCACTGGCGCATCAATGCTGCTTCGAGCGCGGGTGCCCGAGGCGTAGCCCAGTTCACCGATGAGGCTTGGAAGGATTGGGGTAACGGCGGCGATATCCTCGATCCGCACAATTCAATTGATGCGCAGGGCCGCTACCTGGAATCGCTCAAGAAACGGCTGGGCAAATACGCCCATAACGACGACGAGGCGCTCGATCTGGCGCTTGCCGGGTACAACGCTGGCCCCGGTGCGGTCGAGAAGTACAAGGGCATTCCGCCCTTCCCCGAGACGCAGAACTATGTGCAGAAGATTCGCGATCTTTCCGAGACAAAATATAAGCTGACCTGCACGCCGGATCACCGGTTTAAGCAGTCGCAGATTGTGCGTATTGAAGCTCAGGCTTCCACGCAAGACTCCACCGCTCCGGATGCGGTCGCCGCAGACTCTATGCATGCCGTAGTGCCGTCTTCGCGCACCGGGTCTAAGGAAAGCTAA
- a CDS encoding peptidase domain-containing ABC transporter, protein MKALGSPITLREAREKYEVGRDGLTIRQIRDLLTNQGLAPRVLKVPDSAIFDIPTPAIAYWKKSHFVMVESVGSSFTILDPAVGRRKLSATDFSSGFSGILIVGSPPFIREKAKAEPSPWLSILPVARANRGRIAMLMLLAMATVVTTLASPLAVSGAVSSLMENQSTPSMMALVLFLGVMATLLLINVINVLIAVSAAVAIGRDLAAKVFSSLLDLPFKYFALRNRGEILYRIHATNQIESFLTDEVARSVGSALTVTAAAIGLLWLSPPIGCLAILVFSGMWLLLVVARRKTTQWADAEMHFESLANAVQVDSITAVSLIKTGGLKESTFHEWINPFDNGVRWRKKREFLEGLVQTAATFVQTLSPLVFTVAALSGTIGQSMNLGGALGLQMLSGVFFSQLTVISQLAARWGTAISSARRIDDILSHSKDKIFYGNKPIELSGRVKLQNVDFAYTNLSPLAITGINFEIKPGEHVAFVGPSGSGKSSLAKLIVGLYSPTHGQILFNGMPLRYHEEASFRAQVAYVEQDSQLLNATIWDNIALGRSNVSFNDVRDAAMKASINDDIEGMPMGYDTFLTNGGDNISGGQRQRIALARALFGDPKVLVLDEATSGLDRASEQRVLKSLEGMCQTRITIAHRLDTIRSADRIFVMDKGKIIASGDHNMLLRECELYAELYKEQGY, encoded by the coding sequence ATGAAGGCTCTGGGTAGTCCAATTACCCTGCGTGAAGCGAGGGAGAAGTACGAAGTGGGCCGTGATGGTCTCACCATCCGCCAGATCCGCGATTTGCTGACCAACCAGGGGCTTGCTCCGCGAGTTTTAAAGGTTCCAGACTCAGCAATATTTGATATTCCTACACCTGCAATTGCCTACTGGAAAAAATCACACTTCGTCATGGTCGAAAGTGTAGGTTCTTCTTTTACTATTCTGGATCCAGCCGTAGGACGTAGAAAACTCTCAGCTACTGACTTTTCAAGTGGATTCTCCGGCATACTTATTGTTGGTTCTCCTCCGTTTATCCGAGAAAAAGCTAAGGCTGAGCCGAGCCCTTGGTTGAGCATTTTGCCCGTAGCTCGAGCTAACCGAGGTCGCATCGCTATGCTTATGCTACTCGCGATGGCAACTGTTGTGACAACGCTTGCGTCACCACTTGCAGTTTCTGGAGCTGTTAGCTCCTTAATGGAAAACCAATCGACTCCCTCAATGATGGCTTTAGTACTCTTTTTAGGAGTAATGGCTACCTTACTGTTAATCAATGTGATAAATGTACTAATTGCTGTCTCAGCTGCAGTTGCTATTGGCCGTGATTTAGCAGCTAAAGTGTTTTCTTCTCTACTGGATTTGCCATTCAAGTACTTCGCATTACGAAACCGAGGAGAGATTCTATATCGTATTCATGCCACGAACCAGATTGAAAGTTTTCTTACTGACGAAGTCGCACGGTCGGTAGGCTCAGCGCTCACTGTAACTGCAGCTGCTATTGGTTTACTCTGGTTATCTCCACCGATCGGGTGCCTCGCTATTTTAGTTTTCAGTGGAATGTGGCTCCTCTTAGTTGTAGCTAGGCGAAAGACAACTCAATGGGCTGATGCAGAGATGCATTTCGAGTCCTTAGCCAATGCGGTGCAGGTTGATTCAATCACAGCAGTCTCTCTCATCAAAACAGGAGGTCTTAAGGAATCAACCTTTCACGAGTGGATAAACCCTTTTGATAATGGGGTCCGTTGGAGGAAAAAACGGGAATTTCTGGAGGGCTTGGTACAGACTGCAGCCACTTTCGTACAGACGCTTTCTCCGTTGGTATTCACGGTAGCTGCACTGAGTGGAACTATTGGACAGTCCATGAATTTAGGAGGTGCATTAGGACTACAGATGCTCAGCGGAGTGTTTTTTAGTCAGCTAACAGTAATTTCACAACTTGCGGCACGGTGGGGAACTGCAATATCTTCAGCTAGGCGAATCGATGATATTCTATCGCATAGTAAGGATAAAATATTTTATGGGAATAAGCCTATTGAGCTTTCAGGACGAGTTAAATTACAGAATGTTGATTTTGCGTATACTAATTTGTCACCACTAGCAATTACTGGAATAAACTTTGAGATTAAACCGGGAGAACATGTCGCTTTTGTGGGGCCTTCAGGCTCCGGAAAATCCTCTCTCGCCAAACTAATTGTTGGTTTATATAGCCCTACACATGGCCAGATACTTTTTAACGGGATGCCACTTCGCTACCATGAAGAAGCTTCATTTCGTGCACAAGTTGCATACGTTGAGCAAGATTCTCAGCTTCTGAACGCTACAATTTGGGATAATATTGCACTTGGTAGGTCAAACGTATCATTTAATGATGTGCGAGATGCTGCTATGAAAGCTTCAATAAATGATGATATTGAAGGTATGCCTATGGGGTACGATACATTCTTAACCAATGGCGGAGATAATATCTCAGGCGGACAGCGCCAACGCATTGCTTTAGCTCGAGCATTGTTTGGAGACCCCAAGGTCCTCGTTCTTGACGAAGCAACAAGCGGATTGGATCGTGCTTCAGAACAACGGGTTCTAAAATCTCTCGAAGGAATGTGCCAGACACGAATAACAATTGCTCATCGCCTGGATACCATACGGTCAGCAGACCGCATTTTTGTCATGGATAAAGGCAAGATCATAGCCTCAGGAGATCATAATATGCTTTTGCGTGAGTGTGAACTTTATGCTGAGCTGTATAAAGAGCAAGGTTATTAA
- a CDS encoding VOC family protein, giving the protein MAVKRIVTNLAADKPESAATFYRDVLGLELLMDHGWIQTYGNAETTTVQVSIASEGGSGTPVPDLSIEVDNLDEILARIHAAGIALEYGVAEEPWGVRRLFVRDPLGNLVNILQHV; this is encoded by the coding sequence ATGGCTGTTAAGCGTATCGTTACTAACCTTGCCGCTGATAAACCCGAGTCTGCCGCTACTTTTTATCGGGATGTCCTGGGTCTGGAGCTGCTCATGGACCACGGATGGATACAGACTTACGGCAATGCGGAAACTACGACTGTGCAAGTCAGCATAGCCAGTGAAGGGGGTTCAGGTACACCGGTTCCTGATTTATCGATTGAAGTAGATAATCTTGATGAAATCCTCGCTCGCATTCATGCGGCAGGTATTGCGCTTGAATATGGCGTTGCTGAAGAACCCTGGGGAGTGCGGAGGCTTTTCGTTCGCGATCCGCTGGGGAACCTTGTGAATATTTTGCAGCATGTATAG
- a CDS encoding ABC transporter permease, producing MSTMSKRTNTSLNTVARSNLRASKGKYVLTGIGIAVASFFIAAIIVLLGSLQGTMDAAIGDAFSEDDNVVLSAGTNNPNNYTANHYLTPENLDTITNDPSVQRTWVIYDGQGKLGTGENSAKVRYTPAPTDTELFPFPIDGKLPGTDTELLISKEFAEKHNLHLGSTVTSPDAVAAITDPNTGATKEYTIAGIFDTGFSGSFSNDNVYIGGTSYQNAADEALKQLDPKSMEAAQLPHPSMTFVQFKGDDDAHARTELQKKLATGDQNTEPVVKSGGEYLQDLKEETSQFFAFIGVILGAFAALALLVSSFVISNTFAVLVGQRIRELALLRTLGAHGKSLVRMLLVEALVVGVIFSAIGAALVYPVAALVGVLFKDFMVSYDPLALVVGVVVCTLVTVVASLAPARNALNISPISALGEGTAQAVKKPGIMGLILGIIAAAVGAAAVWQSLSLTGTPDAGVQQNSAGVLLVMVAALLLGVAVFLLLPWLLPPLIRVFGSVIRSQTGNLAVANALRSPKRTVSTGRAVLVGALVVSAVLSGYSIMTASTAKSMDRAYPVSATATYGTGGGTGAESLAKAHSVADKVQGIKNVESVAVAPAAGALEYTLTSKDGSQSMSSTASMVALSQEDFAKVIPAEGKYPTEDNTVLVPESLYKDAGFDDSTRLKARGPLGEIELKPIKSTSKIVNLYVVNPATGAKLQNPDDPQPLTPQQPGEAGEQPQGSASQSGGMNPSAGAETMVLVHAKSPLTATENSTLQDQLNKANDGNEFTGGLQQRSQLDQILTIMLGITLGLLALAVVISVIGVANTMTLSVNERRRENAMLRALGLSRKQLRRMISAEAVLITLGAVALGILGGVFIGSVSAKVVLAATDQKVEFVPDLPYLGLALILLVGLASALVASALPAARSARMSPVEGLGS from the coding sequence ATGTCTACTATGTCTAAACGAACTAATACATCTCTGAATACGGTGGCGCGCTCTAACCTGCGCGCTTCTAAAGGTAAATACGTTCTGACCGGCATCGGCATAGCGGTTGCCTCATTCTTTATTGCCGCCATTATTGTGCTCCTCGGCTCGCTACAGGGAACTATGGATGCCGCGATAGGAGATGCGTTCTCAGAGGACGATAACGTGGTCCTCTCGGCTGGAACTAACAACCCAAATAATTACACGGCGAACCATTACCTCACGCCCGAAAATCTCGACACGATCACCAACGACCCGTCGGTTCAGCGCACCTGGGTCATATATGACGGGCAGGGTAAACTCGGCACCGGAGAGAACTCAGCAAAGGTGCGGTATACACCGGCTCCCACCGACACCGAGCTCTTCCCCTTCCCCATTGACGGCAAACTGCCGGGCACAGACACCGAGCTGTTGATCTCAAAAGAATTTGCCGAAAAACACAACCTGCACCTTGGCTCAACGGTGACCTCACCGGACGCTGTGGCAGCTATTACCGACCCTAACACCGGTGCTACCAAGGAATACACCATTGCTGGCATTTTCGACACCGGATTCTCCGGCTCATTCTCAAACGATAACGTTTATATTGGTGGTACCTCCTACCAGAACGCGGCAGATGAGGCGCTCAAACAGCTTGACCCGAAATCTATGGAGGCAGCACAGCTACCGCACCCCAGCATGACGTTCGTCCAGTTCAAAGGTGACGATGACGCCCACGCACGCACCGAGCTGCAGAAAAAGCTAGCTACCGGTGATCAGAATACCGAACCCGTGGTGAAGTCAGGCGGGGAATACCTGCAGGATCTCAAAGAAGAAACCTCACAATTCTTTGCCTTTATCGGTGTGATTCTGGGGGCGTTCGCGGCGCTCGCCCTGCTGGTCTCATCTTTCGTTATCTCGAATACGTTCGCAGTGCTGGTCGGTCAACGCATCCGCGAGTTGGCGCTACTGCGTACTCTGGGCGCGCACGGGAAATCCCTGGTGCGCATGCTCTTAGTTGAGGCGCTCGTGGTGGGGGTTATTTTCTCCGCTATCGGCGCTGCGCTCGTCTACCCGGTCGCAGCGCTCGTCGGTGTGCTGTTTAAAGATTTCATGGTCTCGTATGACCCGCTGGCGCTCGTGGTGGGTGTGGTGGTCTGCACACTCGTAACGGTTGTTGCATCGCTTGCTCCGGCACGTAACGCCCTGAATATTTCGCCCATCAGTGCCTTGGGGGAGGGTACCGCCCAAGCCGTGAAGAAGCCGGGCATTATGGGTCTGATTCTAGGTATAATCGCCGCCGCGGTAGGGGCGGCAGCAGTGTGGCAGTCGCTGAGTCTGACCGGCACACCGGATGCAGGTGTGCAGCAAAACAGCGCTGGGGTGCTGTTGGTCATGGTTGCGGCGTTGCTTTTGGGCGTTGCCGTGTTCTTACTTCTGCCGTGGTTGTTGCCGCCGCTGATTCGCGTGTTTGGTTCGGTGATCCGCTCTCAGACCGGGAACCTAGCAGTCGCTAACGCGCTACGTTCGCCCAAGCGCACGGTTTCAACCGGGCGTGCCGTGTTGGTGGGTGCGCTCGTGGTGTCTGCAGTACTGAGTGGGTACTCCATTATGACCGCATCTACGGCGAAATCTATGGACCGTGCCTATCCCGTCTCGGCGACGGCAACCTACGGGACCGGTGGCGGCACGGGAGCTGAGAGCCTTGCCAAGGCGCACTCGGTTGCCGATAAAGTGCAGGGGATTAAGAATGTCGAAAGCGTTGCGGTGGCTCCAGCTGCCGGTGCCCTAGAGTACACCCTCACGTCGAAAGACGGTAGCCAGTCAATGAGTAGCACCGCGAGTATGGTGGCGCTCAGCCAGGAAGACTTCGCCAAGGTTATTCCGGCTGAGGGCAAGTACCCGACTGAAGATAACACGGTGCTCGTGCCCGAATCGCTGTATAAAGATGCGGGCTTTGACGATTCCACCCGTCTGAAGGCACGCGGACCCTTAGGAGAGATCGAACTCAAGCCTATTAAATCGACCAGTAAGATCGTGAATCTGTACGTGGTGAACCCAGCCACCGGTGCTAAACTGCAGAACCCGGATGACCCACAGCCCTTGACCCCGCAGCAGCCCGGAGAAGCTGGGGAACAGCCTCAAGGCTCAGCCTCGCAGTCAGGGGGAATGAATCCTTCAGCCGGGGCGGAGACTATGGTGCTGGTACACGCTAAATCCCCGTTGACCGCTACTGAGAATTCCACGCTACAGGATCAGCTTAATAAGGCTAATGACGGCAACGAGTTCACCGGCGGTCTACAACAGCGCAGTCAGCTCGATCAGATTCTGACGATCATGCTGGGGATTACCCTGGGTCTTCTCGCCCTCGCCGTGGTGATCTCGGTGATTGGCGTGGCAAATACGATGACTCTCTCGGTCAATGAACGCCGCCGCGAGAATGCGATGCTGCGTGCATTGGGGCTCTCCCGCAAGCAGCTGCGCCGCATGATTTCGGCGGAGGCAGTACTGATCACCCTCGGTGCGGTGGCGTTGGGCATCCTCGGGGGCGTCTTTATCGGTAGCGTGAGCGCGAAGGTAGTGCTTGCTGCAACAGACCAAAAGGTGGAATTCGTGCCGGATCTGCCGTATCTGGGTCTGGCGCTGATACTGCTGGTAGGTCTTGCATCAGCATTGGTTGCATCCGCTCTGCCGGCAGCACGCTCGGCTCGGATGTCGCCGGTGGAAGGACTCGGCAGTTAG
- the lanM gene encoding type 2 lanthipeptide synthetase LanM: protein MEKQILFPEADDTEWKRIQDLSALYAGSTASPHPSGHPSVKLMKLMSDAVIPFRDASMRLISEELIDIEQTVVKSDYIANQDSLLRSLIYRCLMSIQPRVLRSQTEFMRSKRHYLTASSSEDRYHEFAQWLSTPEGDAKYREVFPQSVVAAQSAARNFADEINEILKRYASDTNKLSTLGLVTSQRITDIDISSGDRHMGRAVAMIHFDDNNTVVYKPRSLRQEYAYHKLVEYINNSEGDLYFGSARVLERGEYGWMEFIRSRQGNSPKYAYRKMGELLGLLHLLRATDMHFENIVLHNNIPFPIDLETLLAAVPPQGAKKSSASSYVLSQTATFVGLLPSALHSPGQKADKSSTDVGALGYTPGQKSPFSTLVLHRPLTDEMHFSLEFLDRTDPALLPSLDPREEIALVQCGYQSFMVWAMAHKTELSNVIRQEFKGVNIRFVAEQTQRYSETLRLATHPDLHKDPKLHSMALWRTALFRHQVPEQVLVSEHEQLIKGDIPCFHFLSDCTDIFFDSQVLVKDVLESTPLSHVLKGVQNLNEDELKLNLWLIQLSFAAKISQSAAHTDYLFSESAVKASKSDINVNQMVQELAHPLMQTRVEGHGEHPPTWIGGRTSDTAFQYWRVDKLSLELFSGSVGVALNLVRSGVIFEEPAWVSAGESFFQKTLANLANGTDWENIHHGAQSGVESFLWAAMEVFELLGDKQGHQKAVRVLAQCLSKSTLYDLDVSSGYAGIVLAFSPHIDSDSTGTLADLVAFSVNSLVQGAQALDVASLQYSGFAHGVCGLYAALARTKGLEIENEATDSLIKKLLTFETKFKTADGGYRFGDEGTPEAKGWCHGLPGHHLAHAILHHYATDLSPFTDADLQVESERIRNTCFGGNISLCHGDIGNFWVLLDASRLLNYPEIGALTKKAAADYVERILPVALKDVNRHTITQSLMVGTGSPLAFLGKLQRHELRSPLWFGA, encoded by the coding sequence ATGGAAAAACAAATATTGTTCCCAGAAGCCGATGATACTGAGTGGAAGCGTATCCAGGATTTGAGTGCTTTATATGCCGGTTCTACAGCTTCTCCTCATCCTTCGGGTCACCCTTCGGTCAAGTTAATGAAACTTATGTCTGACGCAGTCATACCATTTCGAGATGCCTCTATGCGACTAATCTCGGAAGAGCTTATTGACATAGAACAGACAGTCGTAAAAAGTGACTACATAGCAAATCAGGACAGCCTTCTACGCTCATTGATTTACCGTTGTCTTATGTCTATTCAGCCTCGGGTACTTCGCAGTCAAACTGAGTTTATGCGCAGCAAAAGGCATTATCTCACCGCCAGTTCATCCGAAGATAGGTATCACGAGTTCGCACAGTGGTTAAGCACACCAGAAGGAGACGCAAAGTACAGGGAGGTATTTCCTCAGTCAGTTGTTGCGGCACAGTCAGCGGCGCGTAATTTTGCCGATGAGATAAATGAAATTCTAAAACGGTACGCAAGCGACACAAATAAACTTTCGACACTTGGATTGGTAACTTCTCAGCGAATTACAGATATTGATATATCGTCTGGGGATCGACATATGGGCCGTGCCGTTGCCATGATCCATTTTGACGACAACAACACAGTTGTGTACAAACCGCGGTCTTTACGGCAAGAGTATGCATATCACAAACTAGTGGAATACATCAATAATTCTGAGGGAGATCTGTATTTTGGCTCTGCCCGAGTTCTTGAACGGGGAGAATATGGGTGGATGGAATTTATCAGGAGCCGCCAGGGGAATTCGCCAAAATACGCATATCGTAAAATGGGCGAATTACTCGGGCTTCTACATCTTCTCCGTGCCACTGACATGCATTTTGAAAATATAGTATTACATAACAATATACCGTTTCCTATTGACTTAGAGACCCTTCTGGCAGCAGTTCCACCACAGGGAGCCAAGAAGAGTTCTGCTAGTTCGTATGTATTGAGCCAAACTGCAACATTTGTAGGTCTATTACCTAGTGCACTGCACTCACCAGGACAGAAAGCGGACAAAAGCTCAACAGATGTTGGTGCGTTGGGCTACACTCCTGGACAGAAGTCTCCTTTCTCCACTCTTGTACTTCACCGACCACTAACCGATGAGATGCATTTCTCTCTTGAATTCCTTGATAGGACTGATCCAGCCCTCCTGCCATCTCTTGACCCCCGTGAAGAAATAGCTCTAGTTCAATGTGGGTACCAGAGCTTTATGGTCTGGGCGATGGCACATAAAACGGAGCTTAGCAATGTTATTAGGCAAGAGTTCAAAGGGGTTAATATTAGGTTTGTGGCTGAACAGACGCAACGTTATTCAGAGACACTGAGGCTGGCTACCCACCCTGATCTACACAAGGATCCAAAATTACACTCCATGGCTCTCTGGCGGACAGCTTTATTCCGTCACCAGGTTCCGGAACAAGTTTTAGTATCTGAGCATGAGCAATTAATCAAGGGCGATATTCCTTGTTTCCACTTTTTGAGCGATTGCACTGACATTTTTTTTGATTCGCAGGTTCTTGTAAAGGACGTTCTTGAATCTACACCGTTATCACATGTATTAAAGGGCGTCCAGAACTTAAATGAGGATGAACTCAAGCTTAACTTATGGCTAATCCAGTTGTCATTCGCAGCCAAGATATCACAAAGTGCAGCACACACGGACTATCTATTTTCTGAATCAGCTGTGAAAGCTAGTAAATCAGATATAAATGTAAACCAGATGGTTCAAGAACTCGCACATCCTCTTATGCAGACCCGTGTGGAGGGTCATGGTGAGCATCCTCCGACCTGGATTGGAGGGCGCACATCCGATACTGCTTTCCAGTACTGGCGTGTTGACAAGTTATCTTTGGAGCTCTTTTCCGGGAGCGTTGGTGTCGCTCTCAACCTTGTACGCTCAGGAGTTATTTTTGAGGAACCCGCATGGGTTTCAGCGGGGGAATCATTCTTCCAGAAGACTCTTGCGAACTTAGCGAATGGTACAGATTGGGAAAACATTCACCACGGTGCTCAATCCGGTGTGGAATCTTTCCTGTGGGCAGCTATGGAGGTGTTCGAACTTCTTGGAGATAAACAAGGGCATCAGAAAGCTGTACGTGTGTTGGCACAATGCCTAAGTAAGTCAACACTTTATGATCTGGACGTATCGAGTGGATACGCAGGTATCGTGTTAGCTTTCTCACCCCACATCGATTCAGATTCAACTGGGACACTTGCTGATCTGGTGGCTTTCTCCGTTAACTCATTGGTACAGGGCGCGCAGGCTCTAGACGTAGCATCACTCCAATATTCGGGATTTGCGCATGGAGTATGTGGATTATACGCTGCATTGGCACGTACTAAAGGCCTCGAAATAGAGAATGAAGCTACAGATAGCCTCATTAAAAAACTGCTTACGTTCGAGACAAAGTTTAAGACTGCTGACGGGGGTTATCGATTCGGTGACGAAGGAACACCAGAAGCTAAGGGTTGGTGCCATGGGTTACCAGGGCATCATCTAGCTCATGCAATCTTACACCACTATGCGACAGATTTATCTCCCTTCACGGACGCTGATTTGCAAGTCGAGTCCGAGCGCATTCGCAACACATGCTTTGGTGGGAATATCAGTCTTTGTCATGGTGATATTGGGAACTTCTGGGTTCTTCTGGATGCCTCACGGTTATTAAATTATCCAGAAATTGGTGCTCTGACTAAGAAAGCAGCAGCAGACTACGTGGAACGCATCCTTCCGGTAGCTCTTAAAGATGTAAATCGTCATACCATTACTCAGTCACTTATGGTAGGAACAGGTTCCCCACTCGCTTTCCTCGGAAAACTTCAACGTCATGAACTTAGGTCACCGTTATGGTTCGGCGCATAA